A single genomic interval of Odontesthes bonariensis isolate fOdoBon6 chromosome 3, fOdoBon6.hap1, whole genome shotgun sequence harbors:
- the LOC142377226 gene encoding myosin heavy chain, fast skeletal muscle-like — translation MSTDQEMQAFGPAAIYLRKPEKERIEAQNTPFDAKTAYFVSEPAEMYLKGKLVKKEGGKATVEVSGGKTITVKDDEIFPMNPPKYDKIEDMAMMTHLSEPAVLYNLKERYAAWMIYTYSGLFCATVNPYKWLPVYDSGVVAAYRGKKRIEAPPHIFSISDNAYQFMLQDRENQSILITGESGAGKTVNTKRVIQYFATIAVAGGKKSEQPVAGKMKGSLEDQIIAANPLLEAYGNAKTVRNDNSSRFGKFIRIHFGTTGKLASADIETYLLEKSRVTYQLSAERSYHIFYQLATGHKPELIEALLISTNPYDYPMISHGEITVKSIDDVEEFIATDTAIDILGFTAEEKMGIYKLTGAVMHHGNMKFKQKQREEQAEPDGNEEADKIAYLLGLNSADMLKALCYPRVKVGNEMVVKSQTVPQVNNSVSALCKSIYEKMFLWMVIRINEMLDTKQPRNFFIGVLDIAGFEIFDYNSLEQLCINFTNEKLQQFFNHHMFVLEQEEYKKEGIEWEFIDFGMDLAACIELIEKPMGIFSILEEECMFPKATDITFKSKLYDQHLGKTAPFQKPKPAKGKAEAHFSLVHYAGTVDYNVTGWLDKNKDPLNDSVVQLYQKSSVKLLALLYASHASDDAKGGKKGGGKKKGGSFQTVSALFRENLGKLMTNLRSTHPHFVRCLIPNESKTPGLMENFLVIHQLRCNGVLEGIRICRKGFPSRILYGDFKQRYKVLNASVIPEGQFIDNKKASEKLLGSIDVDRTQYKFGHTKVFFKAGLLGTLEEMRDEKLVQLVTITQALCRGYVMRREFVKMMARRESIYSIQYNIRAFMNVKTWPWMKLYFKIKPLLKSAETEKEMAQMKEDFERTKEELAKALAKKKELEEKMVTLLQEKNDLQLQIQSEGETLVDAEERCEGLIKAKIQLEAKVKETTERLEDEEEINAELTAKKRKLEDECSELKKDIDDLELTLAKVEKEKHATENKVKNLVEEMSSQDETIAKLTKEKKALQEAHQQVLDDLQAEEDKVNTLTKAKAKLEQQVDDLEGSLEQEKKLRMDLDRAKRKLEGDLKLTQESLMDLENDKQQSDEKIKKRDFEISQLLSKIEDEQTVGIQINKKIKELQARIEELEEEIEAERTARAKVEKQRSDLSRELEEISERLEEAGGATSVQIEMNKKRDAEFQKLRRDLEESTLQHEATSAALRKKQADTVAELGEQIDNLQRVKQKLEKEKSEYKMEIDDLSSNMESVAKSKVNMEKMCRSLEDQVSELKTKNDEYVRQLNDINVQRARLNSENGEISRQLEEKESLVSQLTRGKQAYMHQIEELKRHLEEEVKAKNALAHAVQSARHDCDLLREQYEEEQEAKAELQRGMSKANSEVAQWRTKYETDAIQRTEELEESKKKLAQRLQDAEESIEAVNAKCASLEKTKQRLQSEVEDLMIDVERANALAANLDKKQRNFDKVLAEWKQKYEESQAELEGAQKESRALNTEMFKIKNSYEEALDHLETLKRENKNLQQEITDLTEQIGENGKTIHELEKGKKAAETEKVEIQTALEEAEATLEHEESKIIRVQLELTQVKNEIDRKIAEKDEEIDQIKRNSQRVIETMQSTLDAEVRSRNDALRIKKKMEGDLNEMEIQLSHANRQAAEAQKQLRNVQAHFKDAQLHLDEALRGQADLKEQVALVERRNNLLVAEIEELRVALEQTERSRKVAEQELVDASERVGLLHSQNTNLMNTKKKLEADLVQIQGEVEDAIQEARNAEEKAKKAITDAAMMAEELKKEQDTSAHLERMKKNLEVTVKDLQHRLDEAENLALKGGKKQLQKLEARVRELESEVDAEQKRGAEAVKGVRKYERRVKELTYQTEEDKKNVSRLQDLVDKLQLKVKSYKRQSEEAEEQANTHLCRYRKVQHELEEAQERADIAESQVNKLRAKSREFARGKEAEE, via the exons ATGAGTACAGACCaggagatgcaggcttttgggCCGGCGGCCATATACCTCCGGAAACCTGAAAAGGAGAGAATCGAGGCTCAGAACACTCCCTTTGATGCCAAAACAGCTTACTTTGTGTCAGAGCCTGCTGAGATGTATCTGAAAGGGAAACTAGTAAAGAAGGAGGGTGGCAAAGCCACAGTTGAAGTCAGTGGTGGAAAG ACGATCACTGTAAAGGATGATGAAATCTTCCCTATGAATCCTCCAAAGTATGACAAGATTGAGGACATGGCCATGATGACCCACCTCAGTGAGCCTGCTGTGCTGTATAACCTCAAAGAGCGCTATGCTGCATGGATGATCTAC ACTTATTCTGGGTTGTTCTGCGCCACCGTGAACCCCTACAAGTGGCTCCCAGTGTATGACTCAGGGGTTGTTGCAGCGTACAGGGGAAAGAAGAGGATTGAAGCTCCACCCCACATCTTCTCCATCTCTGATAACGCCTATCAGTTCATGCTCCAAG ATCGTGAAAATCAGTCAATCCTGATTAC TGGAGAATCTGGTGCAGGAAAGACTGTCAACACCAAACGTGTCATTCAGTACTTTGCGACAATCGCAGTGGCTGGAGGAAAGAAATCTGAGCAACCAGTTGCTGGAAAAATGAAG GGTTCGCTGGAGGATCAGATCATTGCAGCCAACCCACTGCTGGAGGCCTATGGCAATGCCAAGACTGTGAGGAATGACAACTCATCACGATTT GGTAAATTCATCAGAATTCACTTTGGGACAACTGGAAAGCTGGCTTCAGCTGATATTGAAACAT ATCTGCTGGAGAAGTCTCGTGTGACGTACCAGCTGTCTGCTGAGAGGAGCTACCACATCTTCTATCAGCTCGCAACAGGCCACAAACCTGAGCTAATAG AGGCCCTCCTCATATCCACTAACCCCTACGACTATCCCATGATAAGTCATGGGGAAATCACTGTCAAGAGTATCGATGACGTTGAAGAATTCATTGCCActgat ACTGCCATCGACATCCTGGGTTTCACTGCAGAAGAAAAGATGGGCATATACAAGCTGACTGGAGCTGTGATGCATCATGGGAACATGAAGTTCAAGCAGAAACAGCGTGAAGAGCAGGCTGAGCCTGATGGCAATGAGG AGGCTGATAAAATCGCCTACCTCTTGGGTCTGAACTCTGCTGATATGCTCAAAGCTTTGTGTTATCCAAGAGTCAAGGTTGGAAATGAGATGGTGGTTAAAAGTCAAACTGTACCACAG GTCAACAATTCTGTGAGTGCTCTCTGCAAGTCTATCTATGAGAAAATGTTCTTGTGGATGGTCATCAGAATCAATGAGATGCTGGATACCAAACAGCCAAGAAACTTTTTCATCGGTGTCCTGGACATTGCTGGATTTGAAATCTTTGAT TACAACAGCTTGGAACAGCTGTGTATCAACTTCACcaatgaaaaactgcaacagttCTTCAACCATCACATGTTCGTCCTGGAGCAAGAAGAGTATAAGAAGGAGGGAATTGAATGGGAGTTCATTGACTTTGGCATGGACTTGGCTGCTTGCATTGAGCTTATTGAGAAG CCAATGGGCATCTTCTCCATCCTTGAAGAGGAGTGTATGTTCCCGAAGGCAACAGACATAACCTTCAAGAGCAAACTGTATGACCAGCATCTGGGGAAAACTGCCCCCTTCCAGAAGCCAAAACCTGCCAAGGGCAAGGCTGAGGCCCATTTCTCTCTGGTGCACTATGCTGGCACTGTTGACTACAATGTCACCGGCTGGCTGGACAAGAACAAAGACCCGCTGAATGACTCTGTGGTACAGCTCTACCAAAAGTCTTCAGTGAAGCTCCTGGCCTTACTCTATGCATCTCATGCCTCAGACG ATGCTAAAGGTGGGAAGAAAGGTGGTGGCAAGAAGAAGGGTGGCTCCTTCCAGACAGTGTCAGCTCTCTTCAGG GAAAACCTGGGCAAGCTGATGACCAACTTGAGGAGCACTCACCCACATTTTGTGCGCTGTTTGATCCCCAATGAATCCAAAACACCAG GTCTCATGGAGAACTTCCTGGTCATCCATCAGCTGAGGTGTAACGGTGTGCTGGAGGGTATCAGGATCTGCAGGAAAGGTTTCCCCAGCAGAATCCTCTACGGTGACTTCAAGCAGAG GTACAAAGTACTGAATGCAAGTGTCATCCCTGAGGGCCAGTTCATTGACAACAAGAAGGCCTCAGAGAAACTATTGGGATCCATCGACGTGGACCGCACTCAGTACAAGTTTGGCCACACTAAG GTGTTCTTCAAGGCTGGATTACTGGGTACACTTGAAGAGATGAGAGATGAGAAACTGGTTCAACTGGTCACAATAACTCAGGCTCTCTGCAGAGGATATGTGATGAGACGAGAATTTGTCAAGATGATGGCAAGAAG ggAGTCAATTTACTCAATCCAGTACAACATCCGTGCATTCATGAATGTCAAAACTTGGCCATGGATGAAGCTGTACTTCAAGATTAAGCCACTGCTGAAGAGTGcggagacagagaaagagatggCCCAAATGAAGGAGGACTTTGAAAGGACCAAAGAGGAGCTAGCAAAAGCTCTGGCTAAGAAAAAAGAGCTAGAGGAGAAGATGGTTACTCTCCTACAGGAGAAGAACGACTTACAGCTACAAATTCAGTCT GAGGGTGAAACCCTGGTTGATgctgaggaaaggtgtgagggGCTCATCAAAGCAAAGATCCAGCTTGAAGCTAAAGTCAAAGAGACCACAGAGAGgctggaggatgaggaggaaatcaATGCTGAGCTGACTGCGAAGAAGAGGAAGCTGGAGGATGAGTGCTCTGAGTTAAAGAAGGACATTGATGACTTGGAGCTCACCCTGGCCAAAGTGGAAAAGGAGAAACATGCCACTGAGAATAAG GTTAAAAACCTGGTCGAGGAAATGTCTTCTCAAGATGAGACCATTGCCAAGTTGACCAAAGAGAAAAAAGCCCTCCAAGAGGCCCATCAGCAGGTCCTTGATGATCTGCAGGCAGAGGAAGACAAAGTCAACACTCTGACGAAGGCCAAGGCCAAGCTGGAGCAGCAAGTGGACGAT CTTGAAGGCTCATTGGAGCAAGAAAAGAAGCTCCGTATGGATCTTGACCGAGCTAAAAGAAAGCTTGAGGGGGACCTGAAGCTGACCCAGGAAAGCCTAATGGATCTGGAAAATGACAAGCAGCAGTCTGACGAGAAAATCAAGAA GAGGGACTTTGAGATAAGCCAGCTACTCAGCAAGATAGAAGATGAACAAACTGTTGGCATTCAGATtaataagaaaataaaggaaCTGCAG GCTCGTATtgaggagctggaggaagagATTGAGGCTGAGCGAACTGCTCGGGCCAAGGTGGAGAAGCAGAGGTCTGATCTCTCCAGGGAGCTTGAGGAGATCAGCGAGAGGCTTGAAGAAGCTGGTGGAGCGACATCTGTTCAGATCGAGATGAACAAGAAGCGTGACGCTGAGTTTCAGAAACTGCGTCGTGATCTCGAAGAGTCGACCCTGCAGCATGAGGCTACATCCGCAGCTCTCCGTAAGAAGCAGGCCGACACCGTGGCAGAGCTGGGAGAGCAGATCGACAACCTTCAGAGagtcaaacagaagctggagaaaGAGAAAAGTGAATACAAGATGGAGATAGATGACCTCAGCAGCAATATGGAGTCTGTTGCCAAGTCAAAA GTTAACATGGAGAAAATGTGCCGTTCTCTTGAGGATCAAGTAAGTGAACTCAAGACCAAGAATGACGAGTATGTGCGTCAGCTGAATGACATCAATGTTCAAAGAGCTAGACTGAACTCTGAAAATG GAGAAATAAGCCGCCAATTGGAGGAAAAGGAGTCTCTTGTTTCTCAGCTTACAAGAGGAAAACAGGCCTATATGCATCAGATTGAGGAGCTCAAAAGACACCTTGAAGAAGAAGTAAAG GCCAAGAACGCCCTGGCTCATGCTGTTCAGTCGGCTCGTCATGACTGTGATCTGCTCAGAGAGCAGtatgaggaggagcaggaggccaAAGCCGAGCTGCAGCGTGGAATGTCCAAGGCCAACAGCGAGGTGGCTCAGTGGAGAACCAAATATGAGACTGATGCCATTCAGCGCACAGAGGAACTGGAGGAGTCCAA gaaaaagctcGCCCAGCGTCTTCAGGATGCAGAGGAATCCATCGAGGCTGTGAACGCAAAATGTGCCTCTCTGGAGAAGACTAAACAGAGACTGCAGAGTGAAGTGGAGGACCTGATGATCGACGTGGAGAGAGCAAACGCTCTGGCTGCTAACCTTGACAAGAAGCAGAGGAACTTTGACAAG GTTCTTGCTGAGTGGAAGCAGAAATATGAGGAGAGCCAGGCAGAGCTGGAGGGAGCCCAGAAGGAGTCTCGTGCCTTGAACACAgagatgtttaaaataaaaaactcctATGAGGAAGCCCTGGACCACCTGGAGACCCTGAAGAGGGAGAACAAGAACCTCCAAC AGGAAATCACTGATTTGACTGAACAAATTGGAGAAAATGGAAAAACTATTCATGAACTGGAAAAGGGGAAGAAGGCAGCAGAAACTGAGAAAGTAGAAATCCAAACAGCCCTAGAGGAGGCTGAG GCTACTCTGGAGCACGAAGAGTCAAAAATTATCCGTGTCCAGCTGGAGCTCACCCAGGTGAAAAATGAAATTGACAGAAAAATCGCAGAGAAGGATGAGGAGATTGATCAGATCAAAAGAAACAGCCAGAGAGTAATTGAGACCATGCAGTCCACTCTGGATGCTGAGGTCAGGAGCAGGAATGATGCCCTGAGAATCAAGAAGAAGATGGAGGGAGACCTCAACGAGATGGAGATTCAGCTGAGCCACGCCAACCGCCAGGCAGCAGAAGCCCAGAAACAGCTGAGAAACGTGCAGGCACACTTTAAG GATGCCCAGCTGCACCTTGATGAGGCTCTGAGAGGTCAGGCAGACTTGAAGGAGCAGGTTGCACTGGTGGAGCGCAGGAACAACCTGTTGGTGGCAGAGATCGAGGAGCTGAGAGTCGCACTGGAGCAGACGGAGAGAAGCCGCAAAGTGGCTGAACAGGAGCTGGTTGATGCCAGCGAGCGTGTTGGACTGCTGCACTCTCAG AACACAAATCTCATGAACACAAAGAAGAAGTTGGAAGCTGACCTTGTCCAGATCCAAGGTGAGGTGGAAGATGCCATCCAGGAAGCAAGAAATGCTGAGGAGAAGGCCAAGAAGGCCATCACTGAT GCTGCAATGATggcagaggagctgaagaaagagCAGGACACCAGTGCTCATTTGGAGAGGATGAAGAAGAACCTGGAGGTGACAGTGAAGGACTTGCAGCATCGTCTGGACGAGGCTGAGAACCTGGCTTTGAAGGGTGGCAagaagcagctgcagaaacTGGAGGCTAGG GTTCgcgagctggagtctgaggtCGACGCTGAGCAGAAACGTGGAGCTGAAGCTGTGAAAGGTGTACGCAAATATGAACGCAGAGTGAAGGAGCTGACTTATCAG ACTGAGGAGGACAAGAAGAATGTCAGCCGCCTTCAAGATCTGGTTGACAAGCTGCAGCTGAAAGTGAAATCCTACAAGAGGCAGTCTGAAGAAGCT GAGGAGCAGGCCAACACTCATCTGTGCAGGTACAGGAAGGTTCAGCATGAGCTTGAGGAGGCTCAGGAGCGCGCTGACATCGCGGAGTCACAGGTCAACAAGCTGCGAGCCAAGAGCCGTGAATTCGCCAGA GGAAAGGAGGCTGAAGAATGA